From the Lampris incognitus isolate fLamInc1 chromosome 6, fLamInc1.hap2, whole genome shotgun sequence genome, one window contains:
- the si:dkey-42p14.3 gene encoding EF-hand calcium-binding domain-containing protein 10: MATPKEKDGADYLKKYKIMELMNNLTSMLLFHRPESPREFLIDQLEQLKVSKQSSMEGPSLFNDSDLDAIFGILDPTNQEYISYAQYKGALATLGISNINEFPAGAGEDKISRDTFKTDAKEGLRRS, encoded by the exons ATGGCGACCCCGAAGGAGAAAGACGGAGCAGACtatcttaaaaaatacaaaattatgGAACTTATGAACAATCTAACGAGCATGCTCCTCTTTCATAGACCAg AGAGTCCTAGGGAGTTTCTTATCGACCAGCTGGAGCAATTGAAAGTGTCCAAACAGAGCTCTATGGAAGGTCCGTCTCTCTTCAATGACTCTGATTTGGATGCTATATTTGGTATCCTGGACCCCACTAACCAAGAGTACATCAGTTATGCCCAGTACAAGGGAG CTTTAGCCACGCTGGGAATAAGCAACATAAATGAGTTTCCTGCAGGTGCAGGTGAAGACAAGATATCCCGTGACACCTTCAAGACAGATGC CAAGGAAGGCCTGCGAAGAAGCTGA
- the LOC130113840 gene encoding G/T mismatch-specific thymine DNA glycosylase-like isoform X1, producing the protein MEEKQYTPLTVPTDYFQQWYQSSQQQPQAQQVLHYPSIGQYAAGSREEPVITELSVHHELPHHQDILSHQNYRPFHHQDLGYEQNFRDHQQPAVQNDIPHGFLGNQEETSIEHQPRPVGPQQGMAAGKRKRGRPPKQQAGEGKLQEEEGDENETTKKAKKALNRFNGMSAAEVMTKTLPDIITHNLDILIIGINPGLLSAFKGHHYPNPGNHFWKCLFLSGLTDEQLTYMHDQSLPENYSIGFTNMVERTTPGSKDLSSKEIREGGRQLLEKLQKFKPRIAAFNGKGIYEIFCKEVFGVKAKNLEFGLQPYKIPDTETVCYLMPSSSPRCAQFPRAQDKVHFYIKLKELRDQMKGLAPIHDVVETEYSFDLQLAKEDAKRILIKEEQMDPEYENCGRAHTESTQSTSYCTMTTNTETGTDSKSYSTGHIACN; encoded by the exons ATGGAAGAAAAGCAGTATACGCCATTGACGGTTCCCACGGATTATTTCCAACAGTG GTACCAGTCCAGCCAGCAGCAGCCGCAGGCCCAACAAGTGTTGCACTACCCCAGCATTGGACAGTATGCAGCAGGATCAAGAGAAGAGCCTGTCATAACTGAGCTGTCTGTCCACCATGAACTACCTCATCACCAGGACATCCTATCACACCAAAACTACCGCCCATTCCACCACCAAGATTTAGGCTATGAACAGAACTTCAGGGACCACCAACAGCCTGCTGTCCAGAATGACATTCCTCATGGGTTCTTGGGGAACCAGGAGGAGACAAGCATTGAACACCAGCCTCGACCTGTTGGTCCACAGCAAG GCATGGCtgcagggaagaggaagagagggaggcctCCCAAACAACAGGCTGGGGAGGGCAAACTGCAAGAAGAGGAAGGTGATGAGAATGAAACCACGAAGAAGGCAAAGAAGGCTCTGAACCGTTTCAATGGCATGTCAGCGGCTGAAGTCATGACCAAAACCCTCCCGGACATTATTACCCACAACCTTGACATTTTGATA ATTGGAATCAACCCAGGACTACTGTCAGCCTTCAAAGGACATCATTACCCAAACCCAGGAAACCATTTCT GGAAGTGTCTGTTCCTCTCCGGCCTCACAGACGAGCAGCTCACCTACATGCATGACCAGAGCCTGCCGGAGAATTACAGTATTGGCTTCACCAATATGGTGGAAAGAACAACACCAGGGAGCAAGGACCTTTCCAG TAAGGAGATTCGTGAAGGAGGTCGACAGTTACTCGAAAAGCTGCAGAAATTCAAGCCTCGAATAGCAGCATTTAATGGTAAAG gCATTTACGAAATCTTCTGCAAAGAGGTCTTTGGTGTTAAGGCGAAGAATCTTGAGTTTGGTTTACAGCCGTACAAAATTCCAGATACTGAAACG GTCTGCTACTTAATGCCTTCGTCGAGCCCGCGCTGTGCCCAGTTTCCCCGTGCTCAGGACAAGGTACATTTTTACATCAAGCTGAAGGAACTGCGTGACCAAATGAAGGGCCTGGCACCCATCCACGATGTGGTGGAGACTGAGTATTCCTTTGACCTGCAGCTCGCAAAAG AGGATGCCAAGCGGATTTTGATCAAAGAGGAGCAGATGGACCCAGAGTACGAGAACTGTGGCAGGGCACACACGGAATCAACGCAAAGCACCAGTTATTGCACAATGACCACCAACACCGAGACAG GAACGGACAGTAAGAGCTATTCAACAGGCCACATAGCATGTAACTAA
- the LOC130113840 gene encoding G/T mismatch-specific thymine DNA glycosylase-like isoform X2, which translates to MHDRYQSSQQQPQAQQVLHYPSIGQYAAGSREEPVITELSVHHELPHHQDILSHQNYRPFHHQDLGYEQNFRDHQQPAVQNDIPHGFLGNQEETSIEHQPRPVGPQQGMAAGKRKRGRPPKQQAGEGKLQEEEGDENETTKKAKKALNRFNGMSAAEVMTKTLPDIITHNLDILIIGINPGLLSAFKGHHYPNPGNHFWKCLFLSGLTDEQLTYMHDQSLPENYSIGFTNMVERTTPGSKDLSSKEIREGGRQLLEKLQKFKPRIAAFNGKGIYEIFCKEVFGVKAKNLEFGLQPYKIPDTETVCYLMPSSSPRCAQFPRAQDKVHFYIKLKELRDQMKGLAPIHDVVETEYSFDLQLAKEDAKRILIKEEQMDPEYENCGRAHTESTQSTSYCTMTTNTETGTDSKSYSTGHIACN; encoded by the exons ATGCATGACAG GTACCAGTCCAGCCAGCAGCAGCCGCAGGCCCAACAAGTGTTGCACTACCCCAGCATTGGACAGTATGCAGCAGGATCAAGAGAAGAGCCTGTCATAACTGAGCTGTCTGTCCACCATGAACTACCTCATCACCAGGACATCCTATCACACCAAAACTACCGCCCATTCCACCACCAAGATTTAGGCTATGAACAGAACTTCAGGGACCACCAACAGCCTGCTGTCCAGAATGACATTCCTCATGGGTTCTTGGGGAACCAGGAGGAGACAAGCATTGAACACCAGCCTCGACCTGTTGGTCCACAGCAAG GCATGGCtgcagggaagaggaagagagggaggcctCCCAAACAACAGGCTGGGGAGGGCAAACTGCAAGAAGAGGAAGGTGATGAGAATGAAACCACGAAGAAGGCAAAGAAGGCTCTGAACCGTTTCAATGGCATGTCAGCGGCTGAAGTCATGACCAAAACCCTCCCGGACATTATTACCCACAACCTTGACATTTTGATA ATTGGAATCAACCCAGGACTACTGTCAGCCTTCAAAGGACATCATTACCCAAACCCAGGAAACCATTTCT GGAAGTGTCTGTTCCTCTCCGGCCTCACAGACGAGCAGCTCACCTACATGCATGACCAGAGCCTGCCGGAGAATTACAGTATTGGCTTCACCAATATGGTGGAAAGAACAACACCAGGGAGCAAGGACCTTTCCAG TAAGGAGATTCGTGAAGGAGGTCGACAGTTACTCGAAAAGCTGCAGAAATTCAAGCCTCGAATAGCAGCATTTAATGGTAAAG gCATTTACGAAATCTTCTGCAAAGAGGTCTTTGGTGTTAAGGCGAAGAATCTTGAGTTTGGTTTACAGCCGTACAAAATTCCAGATACTGAAACG GTCTGCTACTTAATGCCTTCGTCGAGCCCGCGCTGTGCCCAGTTTCCCCGTGCTCAGGACAAGGTACATTTTTACATCAAGCTGAAGGAACTGCGTGACCAAATGAAGGGCCTGGCACCCATCCACGATGTGGTGGAGACTGAGTATTCCTTTGACCTGCAGCTCGCAAAAG AGGATGCCAAGCGGATTTTGATCAAAGAGGAGCAGATGGACCCAGAGTACGAGAACTGTGGCAGGGCACACACGGAATCAACGCAAAGCACCAGTTATTGCACAATGACCACCAACACCGAGACAG GAACGGACAGTAAGAGCTATTCAACAGGCCACATAGCATGTAACTAA
- the LOC130113841 gene encoding ubiquinol-cytochrome-c reductase complex assembly factor 6 has product MPAGVSWSRYIRMYGACILAMFAGAQAVHQYYQPDLSIPEIPPRPGELRTELLGYKSREEAASAIQELKSKQKLD; this is encoded by the exons ATGCCAGCTGGTGTGTCTTGGTCTCGATACATTAGGATGTATGGAGCTTGTATTCTGGCTATGTTTGCAGGAGCGCAGGCTGTCCACCAGTACTACCAACCTGATCTG AGTATACCAGAGATTCCACCCAGGCCAGGGGAGCTAAGGACAGAACTCCTGGGGTATAAATCCAGGGAAGAGGCTGCTTCAGCCATACAGGAGCTAAAATCTAAACAGAAGCTGGACTGA